Proteins found in one Chlamydia pneumoniae TW-183 genomic segment:
- a CDS encoding peptide ABC transporter substrate-binding protein, which translates to MHRLKPTLKSLIPNLLFLLLTLSSCSKQKQEPLGKHLVIAMSHDLADLDPRNAYLSRDASLAKALYEGLTRETDQGIALALAESYTLSKDHKVYTFKLRPSVWSDGTPLTAYDFEKSIKQLYFEEFSPSIHTLLGVIKNSSAIHNAQKSLETLGIQAKDDLTLVITLEQPFPYFLTLIARPVFSPVHHTLRESYKKGTPPSTYISNGPFVLKKHEHQNYLILEKNPHYYDHESVKLDRVTLKIIPDASTATKLFKSKSIDWIGSPWSAPISNEDQKVLSQEKILTYSVSSTTLLIYNLQKPLIQNKALRKAIAHAIDRKSILRLVPSGQEAVTLVPPNLSQLNLQKEISTEERQTKARAYFQEAKETLSEKELAELSILYPIDSSNSSIIAQEIQRQLKDTLGLKIKIQGMEYHCFLKKRRQGDFFIATGGWIAEYVSPVAFLSILGNPRDLTQWRNSDYEKTLEKLYLPHAYKENLKRAEMIIEEETPIIPLYHGKYIYAIHPKIQNTFGSLLGHTDLKNIDILS; encoded by the coding sequence TAGGCTTAAACCTACCTTAAAAAGTCTGATCCCTAATCTTCTTTTCTTATTGCTCACTCTTTCAAGCTGCTCAAAGCAAAAACAAGAACCCTTAGGAAAACATCTCGTTATTGCGATGAGCCATGATCTCGCCGACCTAGATCCTCGCAATGCCTATTTAAGCAGAGATGCTTCCCTAGCAAAAGCCCTCTATGAAGGACTGACAAGAGAAACTGATCAAGGAATCGCACTGGCTCTTGCAGAAAGTTATACCCTGTCAAAAGATCATAAGGTCTATACCTTTAAACTCAGACCTTCTGTGTGGAGCGATGGCACTCCACTCACTGCTTATGACTTTGAAAAATCTATAAAACAACTGTACTTCGAAGAATTTTCACCTTCCATACATACTTTACTCGGCGTGATTAAAAATTCTTCGGCAATCCACAATGCTCAAAAATCTCTGGAAACTCTTGGGATACAGGCAAAAGATGATCTTACTTTGGTGATTACCCTAGAGCAACCTTTCCCATACTTTCTCACACTTATCGCTCGCCCCGTATTCTCCCCTGTTCATCACACCCTTAGGGAATCCTATAAGAAAGGAACACCCCCATCCACATACATCTCCAATGGGCCCTTTGTCTTAAAAAAACATGAACACCAAAACTACTTAATTTTAGAAAAAAATCCTCACTACTATGATCATGAATCAGTAAAGTTAGACCGAGTCACCTTAAAAATTATCCCAGACGCCTCCACAGCCACGAAACTTTTCAAAAGTAAATCTATAGATTGGATTGGCTCACCTTGGAGCGCTCCGATATCTAACGAAGACCAAAAAGTTCTCTCCCAAGAAAAGATTCTTACCTATTCTGTTTCAAGCACCACCCTTCTTATCTATAACCTGCAAAAACCTCTAATACAAAATAAAGCCCTCAGGAAAGCCATTGCTCATGCTATTGATAGAAAATCTATCTTAAGACTCGTGCCTTCAGGACAAGAAGCTGTAACTCTAGTTCCCCCAAATCTTTCACAACTCAATCTTCAAAAAGAGATCTCAACAGAAGAACGACAAACAAAAGCCAGAGCATATTTTCAAGAAGCTAAAGAAACACTTTCTGAAAAAGAACTCGCAGAACTCAGCATCCTCTATCCTATAGATTCCTCGAATTCCTCCATCATAGCTCAAGAAATCCAAAGACAACTTAAAGATACCTTAGGATTGAAAATCAAAATCCAAGGCATGGAGTACCACTGCTTTTTAAAGAAACGTCGTCAAGGAGATTTCTTCATAGCGACAGGAGGATGGATTGCGGAATACGTAAGCCCCGTAGCCTTCCTATCTATTCTAGGCAACCCCAGAGACCTCACACAATGGAGAAACAGTGATTACGAAAAGACTTTAGAGAAACTCTATCTCCCTCATGCCTACAAAGAGAATTTAAAACGCGCAGAAATGATAATAGAAGAAGAAACCCCGATTATCCCCCTGTATCACGGCAAATATATTTACGCTATACATCCTAAAATCCAGAATACATTCGGATCTCTTCTAGGCCACACAGATCTCAAAAATATCGATATCTTAAGTTAG
- a CDS encoding ABC transporter permease, translating into MFSYIKNRILFNLLSLWIVLTLTFLVMKTIPGDPFNDEGCNVLSEEVLQTLKSRYGLDKPLYQQYTQYLHSIAKLDFGNSLVYKDRKVTNIISTAFPISAILGLQSLFLSIGGGIALGTIAALKKKKQRRYILGASILQISIPAFIFATLLQYVFAVKIPLLPIACWGSFTHTILPTLALAVTPMAFIIQLTYSSVSAALNKDYVLLAYAKGLSPLKVVIKHILPYAIFPTISYSAFLTTTVITGTFAIENIFCIPGLGKWFICSIKQRDYPVALGLSVFYGTLFMLSSLLSDLIQSIIDPQIRYAHGKEKKRK; encoded by the coding sequence GTGTTCTCATACATAAAAAACCGAATTCTTTTTAATTTGCTTTCTCTATGGATTGTTTTGACACTCACGTTCCTAGTTATGAAAACCATCCCAGGAGATCCTTTCAATGACGAAGGCTGCAATGTTCTTTCCGAAGAGGTCTTACAAACCCTAAAGTCTCGATACGGTTTAGATAAACCTCTCTATCAACAATACACACAATACCTCCACTCCATCGCAAAACTAGATTTTGGGAACTCGTTAGTTTATAAAGATCGCAAAGTAACGAACATCATTTCGACTGCCTTTCCTATATCAGCAATCCTAGGATTGCAAAGTCTTTTTCTCTCCATAGGAGGGGGGATCGCTCTCGGCACCATAGCAGCATTAAAAAAAAAGAAACAAAGACGCTATATTCTAGGCGCCTCTATACTCCAAATCTCGATTCCTGCTTTTATATTCGCAACACTCTTACAATATGTCTTTGCTGTAAAAATTCCTCTTCTTCCTATCGCCTGTTGGGGAAGCTTTACTCATACTATACTCCCGACTCTCGCACTTGCTGTAACTCCCATGGCCTTCATCATACAGCTTACCTACTCTTCAGTATCCGCAGCATTAAACAAAGACTATGTCCTACTAGCCTATGCAAAAGGACTCTCCCCACTTAAAGTCGTTATAAAACATATTTTACCCTACGCCATATTCCCAACCATTTCTTATTCCGCATTCCTAACTACTACAGTGATTACAGGAACCTTTGCTATCGAAAATATCTTCTGTATTCCTGGATTAGGTAAATGGTTTATTTGTAGTATCAAACAACGAGACTACCCAGTAGCCCTTGGCTTATCCGTATTTTATGGAACCTTATTTATGCTCTCTTCTTTACTTTCTGACCTGATTCAATCCATTATAGATCCGCAAATCCGTTATGCGCACGGAAAGGAAAAAAAAAGAAAATAA
- a CDS encoding ABC transporter permease, which yields MENLSSAPSRSIWKSIIQNKMLVLGLTTLIILMLGALLLPWFYQDYEQTSLKDILVSPCSRFPFGTDTLGRCMFARTLRGLRLSLLIATIATLIDVCVGLLWATVAISGGKKIDFLMMRTTEILFSLPRIPIIILLLVIFHHGLLPLILAMTITGWIPISRIIYGQFLLLKNKPFVLSAKAMHASTFHILKKHLLPNTLAPIISTLIFTIPNAIYTEAFISFLGLGIQPPQASLGTLVKEGINAIDYYPWLFFFPSLIMIALSISFNLIGEGAKTLCLEEGSHG from the coding sequence ATGGAAAACCTATCCTCAGCTCCATCACGTAGCATTTGGAAATCTATAATCCAGAATAAAATGCTTGTTCTAGGCCTCACGACCCTCATAATTCTAATGCTTGGAGCCCTCCTTTTGCCATGGTTCTATCAAGATTATGAACAGACTTCATTAAAAGACATTCTTGTCTCTCCATGCTCGCGCTTTCCCTTTGGCACAGACACTCTAGGCAGGTGCATGTTTGCCCGAACTCTACGAGGTCTACGACTCTCCTTACTCATAGCGACGATCGCTACACTTATTGATGTGTGTGTGGGACTTTTGTGGGCCACTGTTGCTATATCTGGAGGGAAAAAAATAGATTTCTTAATGATGCGAACCACAGAGATTCTCTTTTCTCTACCGAGAATCCCCATCATTATTCTTCTTTTAGTCATCTTCCATCACGGACTGCTCCCGCTAATCCTTGCAATGACAATTACAGGATGGATTCCTATATCTCGAATTATCTACGGTCAGTTTCTACTCCTGAAAAATAAGCCCTTTGTCCTTTCTGCAAAAGCCATGCATGCCTCCACGTTTCATATTCTAAAGAAGCATCTTCTTCCCAATACCCTAGCTCCCATCATATCTACATTGATTTTTACTATTCCTAACGCTATCTATACCGAAGCCTTCATTAGCTTCCTGGGTCTAGGAATACAGCCTCCTCAAGCAAGCCTCGGCACCTTAGTTAAAGAGGGAATCAATGCTATAGATTACTACCCATGGCTATTTTTCTTCCCCTCTCTAATTATGATTGCCCTCTCTATAAGCTTCAATCTCATCGGCGAGGGGGCTAAAACACTATGTCTCGAAGAGGGATCTCATGGATAA
- a CDS encoding ABC transporter ATP-binding protein has translation MDNYLLNIKDLTITSTNPKRTLIENLSLQLKENRNLALVGESGSGKTTITKAILGFLPENCLIKTGSILFEDIDITKLSPKELHKIRGQKIATILQNAMGSLTPSMRIGMQIIETLRQHHKMNKEEAYNKAMQLLTDVCIPNPKYSFSQYPFELSGGMRQRVVIAIALASQPKLILADEPTTALDSMSQAQVLRILRNIQQQKQATILLVTHNLSLVKELCNDICIIKDGKLIETGTVEEIFLSPKHPYTLKLLNAVSKIPIKKTSSPILKNKFQPLMSMQGGL, from the coding sequence ATGGATAACTACTTACTAAATATCAAGGATCTCACAATAACCTCTACAAACCCTAAGAGAACTCTAATTGAAAATTTATCACTACAGCTCAAAGAAAATCGAAATCTTGCTCTAGTCGGAGAGAGCGGCTCAGGGAAAACTACAATTACCAAAGCCATCCTAGGCTTCCTCCCCGAAAATTGTCTGATCAAAACCGGAAGTATTTTATTTGAAGATATAGATATTACCAAGCTCTCACCAAAAGAGCTCCATAAGATCCGCGGTCAAAAGATCGCCACAATACTACAAAATGCTATGGGTTCTCTAACCCCATCCATGCGCATAGGAATGCAAATCATAGAAACCTTAAGACAACACCACAAAATGAATAAAGAGGAAGCCTATAATAAAGCTATGCAACTCCTTACCGATGTTTGCATTCCTAATCCAAAATATAGCTTCTCACAATACCCCTTTGAATTGAGTGGTGGCATGCGCCAACGTGTTGTAATCGCCATAGCACTCGCAAGCCAACCTAAGCTCATTCTTGCCGATGAACCTACAACAGCCCTAGACTCTATGTCACAAGCTCAAGTCCTTAGGATTCTTCGTAATATCCAACAACAGAAACAAGCTACAATCCTTCTTGTTACCCATAACCTCTCTCTAGTCAAAGAGCTCTGTAATGATATCTGTATTATCAAAGACGGCAAACTCATAGAAACAGGAACCGTTGAAGAGATTTTCCTCTCTCCGAAACACCCCTATACTCTCAAGCTCCTCAATGCTGTCTCTAAAATCCCTATTAAAAAAACCAGCTCTCCCATCCTTAAAAATAAGTTCCAACCTCTAATGAGTATGCAAGGTGGTTTATGA
- a CDS encoding ABC transporter ATP-binding protein, with product MTTLLSIKDLSLTIRGKKILNHINLNLIKGSYLTIVGPSGSGKSSLALTILDLLKPTTGTITFHMDPKIPRARKVQVIWQDIDSSLNPCMSIKGIISEPLNIIGTYSKAEQNKEIYNVLDLVNLPKSVLHLKPYKLSGGQKQRIAIAKALVSKPELLICDEPLSSLDTLNQSLILDLFQTIKKEYQNTLLFITHDMSAAYYIADTIAVMDQGSLVEHACREKIFSTPKHTTTQDLLDAIPIFSLISTEMEPSEEYELQVASK from the coding sequence ATGACAACTCTACTAAGTATAAAGGACCTTTCCCTAACCATCAGAGGAAAGAAAATTCTTAATCATATTAACCTCAACCTAATCAAAGGAAGCTACTTAACAATCGTAGGACCCAGTGGCTCAGGAAAATCTTCCTTAGCACTTACTATTCTGGATCTCCTAAAACCTACCACAGGAACAATCACGTTTCATATGGACCCCAAGATCCCCAGAGCACGTAAGGTCCAAGTGATCTGGCAGGATATCGACTCGAGTCTAAATCCCTGCATGTCTATAAAAGGAATTATTTCCGAACCCCTAAATATCATCGGAACCTATTCTAAAGCCGAACAAAATAAAGAGATTTATAACGTTCTTGATCTTGTGAACCTCCCCAAGTCTGTTCTCCACCTTAAGCCTTATAAACTCAGTGGAGGACAAAAACAACGCATAGCCATTGCAAAAGCTCTAGTCTCAAAACCCGAGCTCCTTATCTGTGATGAACCCCTCTCCTCACTAGACACGCTCAACCAATCCCTAATCTTAGACCTTTTTCAAACAATAAAAAAAGAATACCAAAATACCCTTCTCTTTATCACCCACGATATGTCCGCAGCGTATTATATTGCAGACACTATCGCCGTCATGGATCAAGGAAGTCTTGTCGAACATGCTTGTAGAGAAAAAATTTTCTCAACTCCCAAGCATACAACTACACAAGATCTTCTCGACGCCATCCCCATATTTTCCTTGATCTCCACAGAAATGGAACCCTCGGAAGAATACGAATTACAAGTCGCCTCAAAGTAA
- a CDS encoding DUF648 domain-containing protein — MNTYTFSPTLQKSFSLFLLEKLDSYFFFGGTRTQILVITPTNIRLAAKKRGCKVSTIEKIIKILSFILLPLVIIAFILRYFLHKKFDKQFLCIPKVISNEDEALLGSRPQAVEKAVREISPAFFSIPRKYQLIRIDTPKDDAPSILFPIGIEIILKDLCIDTLKQSNLFLKREMDFLGHPEEKALFDSICSIEKDQEWMSLESKKLLITHFLKYLFVSGIEQLNPGFNPENGRGYFSEISTAKIHFHQHGRYGPIRSSGPIMKEI, encoded by the coding sequence ATGAATACCTATACCTTCTCTCCTACACTTCAGAAAAGCTTCAGCCTATTTCTTTTAGAAAAATTAGACTCTTACTTTTTCTTTGGAGGGACTCGTACACAAATCTTAGTCATCACACCAACCAATATTAGATTAGCAGCTAAAAAAAGAGGGTGTAAGGTTTCTACTATAGAAAAGATAATCAAGATCCTCTCTTTTATCCTGCTGCCCCTAGTTATCATTGCCTTTATACTTCGCTATTTCTTACATAAGAAATTCGATAAACAGTTCTTGTGTATCCCAAAAGTCATTTCTAACGAAGACGAAGCTCTTCTTGGATCTAGACCACAAGCAGTTGAAAAAGCAGTTCGAGAAATATCTCCAGCCTTCTTCTCTATACCAAGAAAATACCAACTTATTAGAATCGACACTCCTAAAGATGACGCTCCCTCAATCCTTTTCCCTATAGGCATAGAGATCATTCTCAAAGATTTATGTATTGATACACTCAAGCAATCTAATCTTTTCCTTAAAAGAGAAATGGATTTCTTAGGTCATCCAGAAGAAAAAGCATTATTCGACTCGATATGTTCTATAGAAAAAGATCAAGAATGGATGAGCTTGGAAAGTAAAAAACTTTTAATCACGCACTTCCTAAAGTATCTCTTTGTCTCTGGAATCGAACAACTAAATCCAGGCTTTAACCCAGAGAATGGGCGTGGGTATTTTTCAGAAATAAGTACAGCAAAGATCCATTTTCATCAGCACGGTCGATATGGGCCAATCCGTTCTTCGGGACCCATCATGAAGGAAATATAA
- a CDS encoding DUF1186 domain-containing protein, with protein sequence MLMDISHILEDLAYDEGILPREAIEAAIVKQMQITPYLLHILHDATQRVPEIVNDGSYQGHLYAMYLLAQFRESRALPLIIKLFAFEDDTPHAIAGDVLTEDLPRILASVCNDDSLIKELIETPKINPYVKAAAISGLVTLVGAGKIPRDKVIRYFAELLNYRLEKQPSFAWDNLIAGICTLYPGELFYPISKAFDGGLVDTSFISMEDVENIIHEETVESCIHTLCSSTELINDTLEEMEKWLEDFPIEP encoded by the coding sequence TTGCTAATGGATATTTCCCATATCCTGGAAGATCTTGCCTATGACGAAGGGATCCTTCCAAGGGAAGCTATAGAAGCGGCTATTGTTAAACAAATGCAAATTACGCCTTATTTACTGCATATTTTACACGACGCTACTCAGCGCGTCCCTGAGATTGTAAATGATGGGAGTTATCAAGGTCACCTCTATGCCATGTATCTCCTCGCACAATTCAGAGAAAGTCGCGCACTCCCTCTCATCATTAAACTCTTTGCATTTGAAGATGATACTCCACACGCAATAGCAGGTGATGTCCTAACCGAAGATCTGCCTAGGATCCTAGCTAGCGTCTGCAATGATGACTCGCTAATTAAAGAGCTCATAGAAACTCCAAAAATCAATCCTTATGTGAAGGCAGCCGCAATCTCTGGTCTTGTAACTCTTGTAGGAGCCGGGAAAATTCCTAGGGATAAAGTTATCCGTTATTTTGCAGAACTTCTAAACTATAGATTAGAAAAACAGCCCTCGTTCGCTTGGGATAACCTAATCGCAGGGATCTGTACTCTTTACCCCGGAGAGCTCTTCTATCCAATAAGCAAAGCCTTTGACGGAGGACTTGTTGATACATCTTTCATCAGCATGGAAGATGTCGAAAATATTATCCACGAAGAAACCGTGGAATCTTGTATCCATACCCTCTGTTCTTCTACAGAACTCATTAATGACACTCTAGAAGAAATGGAAAAATGGTTAGAAGACTTCCCCATAGAACCGTGA
- a CDS encoding anion permease, with protein MNKKKRFLSLLFLTAVLLGIWFSPHPASINSNAWQLFAIFTTTIMGIIFQPVPMGAIAIIGISTLLLTQTLTLEQGLSGFHNPIAWLVFLSFSIAKGIIKTGLGERIAYFFVSALGKSPLGLSYGLVITDFFLAPAIPSVTARAGGILYPVVTSLSDSFGSSAEKGTQDLIGSFLIKVAYQSSVITSAMFLTAMAGNPLVAALAGHVGVSLSWVLWAKAAIIPGLLSLFLMPIILYKLYPPKITSCEEAIRSAKLRLKEMGPLKKEEKTILMIFFLLVVLWTFGDLLGISATTAALIGLSLLILTNILDWQKDVIANTTAWETFIWFGALIMMASFLNQLGFIPLVGDSAAALVSGLSWKIGFPLLFLIYFYSHYLFASNTAHIGAMYPIFLAVSISLGTNPIFAALTLAFASNLFGGLTHYGSGPAPLYFGSHLVTVQEWWRSGFALSIVNIVIWIGIGSLWWKALGLI; from the coding sequence GTGAACAAAAAAAAACGTTTCTTATCTCTCCTCTTTCTGACTGCAGTACTTTTAGGCATTTGGTTCTCTCCCCATCCCGCATCTATAAATTCTAATGCTTGGCAACTCTTCGCTATATTCACAACTACTATCATGGGAATCATTTTCCAGCCCGTCCCCATGGGAGCTATTGCCATTATTGGAATCTCCACACTACTACTCACACAAACGTTAACTCTAGAACAAGGATTGTCAGGATTCCATAATCCTATAGCGTGGTTAGTCTTCCTCTCCTTCTCAATAGCAAAAGGAATCATAAAAACAGGACTCGGTGAACGAATCGCATACTTCTTTGTCAGTGCTTTGGGGAAAAGTCCTCTAGGACTCAGCTATGGACTGGTAATCACAGATTTTTTCCTTGCACCTGCAATCCCCAGCGTGACTGCTCGAGCTGGAGGGATTCTCTATCCCGTAGTCACGAGCTTATCAGATTCCTTTGGAAGTTCCGCAGAAAAAGGAACTCAAGATCTTATCGGATCCTTCCTCATTAAAGTTGCCTATCAAAGCTCAGTGATCACCAGCGCTATGTTCCTCACTGCTATGGCAGGAAACCCTCTGGTGGCAGCTCTAGCAGGCCACGTCGGGGTTTCTTTATCTTGGGTTCTATGGGCAAAAGCCGCAATCATTCCAGGACTCCTCAGTCTATTCCTCATGCCGATCATACTCTACAAACTCTACCCACCAAAAATCACATCTTGTGAAGAGGCTATCCGATCGGCAAAACTTCGACTCAAAGAAATGGGGCCGCTAAAAAAAGAAGAAAAAACAATATTGATGATCTTTTTCCTCCTTGTAGTCCTCTGGACTTTTGGAGATCTCTTAGGAATCTCAGCAACAACAGCAGCCCTTATAGGACTGTCTCTCCTCATCCTCACTAATATTCTAGATTGGCAAAAAGATGTCATAGCAAATACAACAGCATGGGAAACATTCATCTGGTTCGGAGCCTTAATCATGATGGCTTCCTTCTTAAACCAACTCGGGTTTATCCCACTCGTAGGAGACTCAGCAGCAGCACTGGTCAGTGGCCTCTCTTGGAAAATTGGCTTCCCTCTACTCTTCCTGATCTACTTCTACTCCCACTACCTTTTTGCTAGCAATACCGCGCATATCGGAGCCATGTATCCCATATTCCTCGCAGTCTCCATATCGTTAGGGACTAATCCTATATTCGCAGCACTCACCCTAGCATTCGCAAGCAACCTTTTTGGAGGACTCACTCATTACGGATCCGGACCCGCACCCCTCTACTTCGGGTCACATCTCGTTACTGTCCAAGAGTGGTGGCGGTCAGGATTCGCTCTTAGCATTGTCAATATTGTTATCTGGATAGGAATCGGAAGCTTGTGGTGGAAAGCCCTCGGACTCATTTAG